A single Oncorhynchus tshawytscha isolate Ot180627B linkage group LG01, Otsh_v2.0, whole genome shotgun sequence DNA region contains:
- the pcbd1 gene encoding pterin-4-alpha-carbinolamine dehydratase has product MASKIQGLSEEERDHLLPLLRNAQWVEVVGRDAIYKEFIFKDFNQAFGFMSRVALQAEKMDHHPEWFNVYNKVQITLSTHDCGGLSQRDITLATFVDQASVL; this is encoded by the exons ATG GCCAGTAAAATCCAGGgtttgagtgaggaggagagggaccaCTTACTCCCCCTGCTACGGAACGCCCAATGGGTGGAGGTTGTGGGCAGGGATGCCATCTACAAAGAGTTCATCTTCAAAGACTTTAACCAG GCCTTTGGTTTCATGTCCAGGGTGGCACTACAAGCTGAGAAGATGGACCATCACCCTGAGTGGTTTAACGTGTATAACAAG GTCCAAATCACACTCAGCACACACGACTGTGGGGGCCTCTCTCAGAGAGACATCACTTTGGCTACCTTCGTTGACCAAGCATCGGTCCTCTAA